The sequence GCCCGTCTGCGTCTTGTTCGCCCTCACGCTCGCGTCCGTCGGCGCGCCGTGGTGGGTCCCCGTCGCGGTGTTCCTCATCGCCTACAACGCAGGCCACCTGTTCCTGCGCACGTGGAGTTACCGGCTCGGGCTCCGCCGGGGCAAGGAGGTCGGCGAGAGACTGCGCCACTCCTTCCTGGGCCCTGCCCAGCGCATCCTCACCGTCTGCGGCGCGTTCCTCACGGGGCTGCTCCTGCCTCTCGCGGTCGCTGGCGGCGCGCTGCGCGGGCTGGGCCCGCTCGCGGAGCGACCGCTGCCCTTGCCGTGGATCGTCGCGGCCGCCGCAGCCGCCTTCCTGGGCCTCCGCTTCGGCAGCGCTGTCCGGTTGCCGGTCTTCCTCGCACTCGTCGCGTTTGCAATCCTCGGTACGGTTCTGAGAGGCGTCACATGAGCTCATCCGCGGTCGATCATGAGCGCACGGTTGCCATCCGGAACCAGTACGGCCTGCATGCCAGGCCGGCTGCGGAGTTCGTCAAGCTCGCCTCGCGGTTCCGTTCCGACGTGTGGGTCCGCAAGGGCGACCTCGAGGTCAACGGCAAGAGCATCATGGGCGTGATGATGCTGGCCGCCGAATGCGGCAGTCAGATCACCATCAGGGCGAGCGGCGAGGACGCACAGGATGCGGTCGAGCAGCTCGTCAAACTCGTGGAGAACGGATTCGGGGAGGAGTGAGGTCTTGAGGCACGTCCGCGACGGGATCCCGGCCTCGCCCGGCATTGTCATCGGGCCCGCCTA is a genomic window of bacterium containing:
- a CDS encoding HPr family phosphocarrier protein, with the protein product MSSSAVDHERTVAIRNQYGLHARPAAEFVKLASRFRSDVWVRKGDLEVNGKSIMGVMMLAAECGSQITIRASGEDAQDAVEQLVKLVENGFGEE